In Mesoplodon densirostris isolate mMesDen1 chromosome 2, mMesDen1 primary haplotype, whole genome shotgun sequence, the DNA window CTCCTTATTCAGCACTTTTCCCAATTCCTATAAACACCTCACTTTCCCGCTTTGACCCCTTGAGGCAggaatcagcaaactttttctgtaaaggccagacagtaaatatttctgattttgtgggCCATAGGGTGTGGCTACCACTCCTTTGTAGGGAGAAAGCCTGTAGGcgatatgtaaatgaatgggcacggcaatgttccaataaaactttgtaCAAAACCAGGCTGCGGCAGGATTTACTCCACAGGTggtagtttgctgaccccagcTTTCAGAAAAGAAACCTttcttcctggggcttccctggtggcgcagcggttaagagtccgcctgccaatgcaggggacacaggttcgagccgtggtctgggaagattccacatgccacggagcaactaagcccgtgcgccacaactactgagcctgggctctagagcctgcctgccacaactactgaagcctgcgcctagagcccgtgctctgcaacaagagaagccactcgatgagaggcccgtgcactgcaacgaagagtagcccccgctctctgcaactagagaaaagcccccgcacagcaacaaagacccaacacagccaaaaatttaaaaaaaatttttaaaaaccctttcttcctgtttctgtctTAACCTGGGACTAACAGATGTTTGCCTCTTGCCTACAACCTTCCCCTCCTATTTCTTGTTCTCCTAAGTATCTCTGAGGGTACTTAATGACTGTTGGGGAAGCTAACAAGGGGGAGAGAAGTTGAATGAGTTTACTCATACTTTACGTATTTAAATGGTTTTGGTGGATTCCTACATAAATATGAGAAGTTTCTTTCAAATTAACGTACTGAGTAGACCCTGTCTAGGTGGGGGCtgacatgtgtgtatgtgtctgcgTGTATGTGTAAGGACAGATAGAATTCATCCCCAGCAAATTCCTTTATCTTCCCAATGATATGGGCATATTGTTTAGAGCCTCTATGTCATTCTTTCGCCCCCAAGATCTCAGGTTAAACTTGTTGGCTCTTTTCATTGTTCCTGGAAACACCTCCTCAAGCCCACATACTAGCTGTTTCAGCCTAAGGACTTTCTCAGAGAGTTGTTACTCAACATCTCACAAAATTGTTATCAACCTGACATTGTGTCAGTTTGTGAAAACTTACTCCCATGCCCGTTTATTAGAACCAGAGAAATCTATCCATCTATACCTACAACCTAGGTTAGGCAACTCCAGTAGGCCATCAAGCATTTACCCAAAGTCCTGGGATTAACCTGTGTTGTTCACAGTTTTGCAAGAAGGGAGAATTAATTAATAGTTTGCAGTGGCCTAAACTTTTGGAAACTATGAACATGTATAATGTATATGATATGCTTTGTGTCTCTGACCtctggcatgatatattcaacaaCCCTCACCACTTCCCCAGGCCCCTGAAAGTGGCAGAAAGCCAAAGAGGAGATCAGAAACCTAATAGCAAAGCGTTCGAATGTGAGGATCCGAAAACATTTCTGAACGGCCTACTCTGTCTCTAGCTGTTTTCCGAAaccaaatggaattttaaaaaacacatgttCCTATTTTCCTATTAACCCAGTGCTGAGAATTGACTGTATTTCCATCAATACTGGGACATTCTTTTGTTGCTGTTAAGATTTCTATGTTACTTTTCTTCCAAGAATCTTTTCTGTGTAGTCTCTCATTTATCTTTGTGGTTAACTTCAGGACTGAAGATGAAGGAAAGTGGGTGATTATGAGGTAACATGAAGTGGAAAAgagaatttgtttcattttcaaatggGAAAATTCAGCCCTAGAGAAGCTGAGTAATTTAGCCAAGGTCACAGAATAAGGTCTGGTGGTGACAACTTTACCCACTGAGTCCTTATTTCTATTATAGTATATCATTCTAAGATTCTCTCTGCTGCCCTATAAGCAGTGTTTTCTATGGCATCTCTGTGACATAAGGGTAAATGCCCACATTGGCCAAGATAAATAAACCCATATAGGGCCAGGGTCAGTGTGACCTCCTTTGTCCCATTATGAAATCTGAGCTGGCTTTGCTGGGCAGTTGAGAGATGAGAGTTTCCCTATTAATACACATATCTACGTGCCAATCCTTGGACACAAAAGCTAAGAATGTGGcatgggggaggaggtgggaaaaGTGATAGCAGTCTGGACTTGGAGTCCCCTCCCTTGGTCCAGGTCCTGGGAAAGATAATTAAATTCCTGGATTGGGGGTAAGAAGGTGAGACTTCTACATGTCTTTAAGAAAGAAAGTATATGCCATTACAAGGGTATGCCACCATGTGGCAAAAATGTATGTGGGTATCTATGCCTATGTTCTCTGACTCCACATGAAGTGTTTAGTTATTAACATGAACATCTATGTGTGTAGGTTAAACCCGTCCCCCCATTTCTGTATACTCACATCAGCTGCTTTCTTCTCTGCCAGCTCCAGCTTCTCCTGGGCATCCTTCAAAGCTTCAGAATACTTGTCCAGCTCATCCTCTGTCCCTTTCAGCCTCTTCTGCATGGCTACCAGCTCATCTTCCAGCTATAGAAGCCCCAGGAATTACACACAAGACATATGTACACAACAGTGCAGTCTCAGACTCTAGGCTCTTGAGCCCTGACAGACCTCTGAGCTCAGCCTCTATGTTATCATCCTCAGAGGGACACACTTTCTCCCTAGTCAGTTTCAGCCAACTGCTCCAGGAATTATGCTATGCCCCTTGCCTGTGACCTTGTAATCTCTGACCCTAAGATGACCAAGCCATTCTGGGTTTTCATTAAGACACTGGGATGGTAAATATCTTACTTAGGATGTAGATGTCCATGACTCCATTTAAGGGAAAAGAGATGCTACATGCCAAGCTCCCACTTTTTCCTCTAGAAATCAGGGTTTTTTCCAAAACATGATCCACTCCCACTTAAATCTGGCAGACATACTGTGGCTCAGAAGGGGCCAccgattttcccaaggtcacacaggcagTCTGAGGTAAATACCCTAGATGTCCTCTGCCTATCCAGTGAGGCTGGGGAAGAAGAGGAGTCCCTCCCACCCAAAGGATGAGCTGGTACCAGTGGTCACTGCCTTTCCCATGAAAACTCTCTCCATCTCACGAGTCTTGTTCACCAGCAGGTGAGAGAGACCAAGGCCAAGGCCTACCTGTTTACTTCTTTCTTCCGCCTGCTTCTGCTCGGCTTC includes these proteins:
- the LOC132484265 gene encoding tropomyosin alpha-3 chain-like — translated: MEAIKKKMQMLKLDKENALDRAEQAEAEQKQAEERSKQLEDELVAMQKRLKGTEDELDKYSEALKDAQEKLELAEKKAADVSAHIMLLHKGSGNSSL